Proteins from a single region of Diorhabda sublineata isolate icDioSubl1.1 chromosome 2, icDioSubl1.1, whole genome shotgun sequence:
- the LOC130440793 gene encoding 5-demethoxyubiquinone hydroxylase, mitochondrial, with protein sequence MFKLTRISIPVLKGVRTKTDKAVLDEIIRVDHAGELGADRIYAGQMFILGSTSKAPLIRHMWEQEKHHKATFEELINKYRVRPTVMTPIWNIAGFALGAGSALLGDKAAMACTVAVETVIVEHYNDQLRTLLEDPESNKELLETITKFRDEEQEHHDHGIDQGAEQTPFYEVFSDVIKTGCRLAIAISKVV encoded by the exons atgtttaaattaaCTAGAATATCGATTCCTGTCCTAAAAGGAGTTAGAACAAAAACGGATAAGGCTGTTCTCGATGAAATAATACGAGTAGATCATGCTGGAGAATTAGGAGCAGATCGAATATATGCTGGTCAGATGTTCATTTTGGGTTCCACTTCTAAAGCACCTCTGATAAGACATATGTGGGAACAAGAAAAACACCATAAAGCTACATTTGAAGAACTTATTAACAAGTATCGGGTTAGACCAACTGTAATGACACCTATTTGGAACATAGCTGGATTTGCTTTAG gTGCAGGGTCTGCCTTACTTGGAGACAAAGCAGCTATGGCTTGCACTGTTGCAGTTGAGACAGTTATTGTAGAACATTATAATGACCAATTAAGAACACTCTTAGAAGACCCCGAATCTAATAAAGAGTTACTGGAAACTATAACTAAATTTAGAGATGAAGAACAGGAACATCATGACCACGGTATTGATCAAGGAGCTGAGCAAACTCCATTTTATGAAGTATTTTCTGATGTAATAAAAACAGGATGCAGACTTGCAATAGCCATCTCAAAAGTTGTTTAG
- the LOC130440788 gene encoding uncharacterized protein LOC130440788 translates to MANCLPFSKNQNMTCEDGTVTWTNELVNENQLEFSNTEVSLNETYATTRDDDETQYLSVLHSTDDTLEDINNLTLDNEKLIVNHDVASNIENDNLDSAETEQVVIFNVGESQEVYGIQISHDEEGNTHRYQFQFRKTENGQLEAMPETIQLLANEEDTTHEFTEDQVSGDTFEHPVLLQEAFEQTNEDSHHQLIMSEETNDILENQDSVDGNIYNDEEGDIPTTDNSIIYIKNENMCDEMSYEDDEELNEDYESNSNEEIIDIKPGVEIVKHEVLHKQNEVFVSENQETQSENSEELIVKEDYASEADSYSTVGTENQGEETIISYQHVEPNVEEYYEDSTEAHLEHHAATHFLVEENNLDQFNYNIELHQEEKEENNKNSANVLIVEKSPGTNDSENEDFEFEGLPVTAEGEISEDTSSSIYQETEVLYSEPEISLRTLSPKVKSPSNILKQPTNINKVANSSKKTILYYMLPSTDQKENLNSITLKATNPRSVLKNNIDLHKINNERIKTMQREKLMEKRYARSKEVIQAKMFNNFINKTTIPHAPVRQGRLPRKQEIKPVDTRTNEEIIVQEVMVSSKGFVENLTDRLKNLDKLEVTSIVELSDSDEEYDPKNSMKKKKKHKKIILTNAGSSDSDTSVIEIHSDGETTVKEKSQTPNQGRSKKDSESSEGSLKRSRGKTSKSGSSNEDSPQKKSRTEESSEVESDIDKREINCPHCSKTFPNQNSLSTHIQHHNLENSLRNSKKIPAFEYKHKCEDCKQTFKNSILLKRHICNSSNKSRPTYKCTTCPKTFRDIAIFNIHKKSHIKENLIKSTSNVTISPKKFTSVPSTATYKCKECSKVCSSQNILTVHEKSHKKFNCIRCNTSFPSKLLLDLHVRIKCVKTSSPKDRRLSFKIKRSFVNSPCRTVTRGRSINPVKPLISGTLNKKSSIPTTSCRKTINVIQKNVEPSSNISKDAGSSKNFNTVTKKNINLKPNNTLNLSKNINFDQRKSSKTLSRTRTEKMKSSSLLLETSNVETKFNPGLDNSSMMRRLDVEAQCDSCSLMFNSLTALFKHKVKVHGLSTPDKRVLETKKKLLHKPLHLHGGIPPNQTLKKAFQEIRKKLISANVDFSDNMDNSNKPQLSTEVEKDELPKIIISESTSTDQ, encoded by the exons ATGGCAAACTGTCTTCctttttctaaaaatcaaaatatgacttgtgAAGATGGTACAGTAACTTGGACAAATGAATTGGTTAATGAAAATCAATTAGAGTTTTCAAATACTGAAG TTAGCCTGAATGAAACATATGCCACTACAAGAGATGATGATGAAACACAGTACTTATCAGTTCTGCATTCTACTGATGACACTTTAGAAGATATCAACAATTTAACATTGGATAATGAGAAATTGATTGTTAATCATGATGTTGCTTCAAATATTGAGAATGACAATTTAGATTCAGCTGAAACTGAGCAAGTAGTCATTTTTAATGTTGGAGAATCACAAGAAGTGTATGGCATACAAATATCACATGATGAAGAAGGGAACACACACAGATATCAATTTCAATTCAG aaaaacagAAAATGGACAATTAGAAGCAATGCCAGAGACCATTCAACTGTTAGCCAATGAAGAAGATACAACACATGAATTTACAGAGGACCAAGTATCAGGGGACACCTTTGAACATCCAGTTCTTTTGCAAGAAGCTTTTGAACAAACAAATGAAGACTCTCATCATCAGTTAATAATGTCTGAAGAGACAAATGATATTCTTGAAAATCAAGATAGTGTAGATGGTAACATATATAATGATGAAGAAGGGGATATACCTACAACTGATAATTCTATTATatacattaaaaatgaaaacatgtGTGATGAAATGTCATATGAGGATGATGAAGAACTGAATGAAGATTATGAAAGTAATTCTAATGAAGaaataatagatataaaaccag GAGTCGAAATTGTAAAACATGAAGTAttacataaacaaaatgaaGTGTTTGTCAGTGAAAATCAGGAAACACAATCAGAAAATAGTGAAGAACTAATTGTGAAGGAAGATTATGCATCAGAAG CTGATTCTTATAGTACAGTTGGAACTGAAAATCAAGGTGAAGAAACCATAATATCTTATCAACATGTGGAACCAAATGTTGAAGAGTATTATGAAGATAGCACAGAGGCTCATTTGGAACACCACGCAGCCACTCACTTtttagttgaagaaaataatttagatcAATTCAACTATAATATAGAATTACaccaagaagaaaaagaagaaaataataaaaatagtgcAAATGTACTTATAGTAGAAAAAAGTCCTGGAACAAACGATtctgaaaatgaagattttgagTTTGAAGGTCTTCCGGTAACAg CTGAAGGAGAAATAAGTGAGGATACATCATCGAGCATTTACCAGGAAACTGAAGTATTATATTCTGAACCTGAAATATCTTTACGAACTTTATCTCCAAAAGTTAAATCACCTTCAAATATTCTTAAACAGCCCACCAATATTAACAAGGTGGCTAATAGTAGTAAAAAAACAATCCTCTATTATATGTTACCTAGTACTGATCAAAAGGAAAATCTCAATTCCATAACTTTGAAAGCAACAAATCCTCGTAGTGTATTGAAGAATAACATAGATTTGCATAAAATCAACAATGAACGTATAAAAACAATGCAAAGggaaaaattaatggaaaagaGATATGCTCGAAGTAAGGAAGTAATACAAGccaaaatgtttaataatttcataaataaaacaactatTCCTCACGCGCCAGTAAGACAGGGTAGATTACCTAGAAAACAAGAAATCAAACCTGTAGATACAAgaacaaatgaagaaattatagtGCAAGAAGTAATGGTGTCTTCCAAAGGATTTGTAGAAAATCTTACagatcgattgaaaaatttggataaattgGAG GTTACTAGTATTGTAGAGCTGAGTGATTCGGACGAGGAATATGATCCAAAAAATagtatgaaaaagaaaaagaaacacaaaaaaattatacttacaAACGCAGGAAGCTCTGATTCTGATACAAGTGTTATTGAAATACATTCTGATGGAGAAACGACTGTTAAAGAAAAATCTCAGACGCCGAATCAGGGTAGATCTAAAAAAGATTCTGAAAGTTCTGAAGGAAGTCTGAAAAGATCCCGAGGAAAGACATCTAAAAGTGGAAGTTCAAATGAAGACTCCCCCCAGAAAAAGAGTCGTACTGAAGAATCTAGTGAAGTGGAAAGTGATATAGATAAGAGAGAAATAAATTGCCCGCATTGTTCAAAGACTTTTCCCAACCAGAATAGCCTTAGTACTCATATACAGCATCACAATTTAGAGAATAGTTTACGTAACAGTAAAAAAATCCCCGCCTTCGAGTATAAACACAAATGTGAAGACTGCAAACAGacatttaaaaattctattttgcTTAAAAGACATATTTGTAATAGTAGTAACAAGTCCAGACCTACTTATAAATGTACAACTtgtccaaaaacatttagagaCATAGCGATttttaatattcacaaaaaatctcatatcaaagaaaatttaatcaaatcaaCGTCAAATGTTACTATATCACCAAAAAAATTCACATCTGTACCTTCTACAGCCACCTACAAATGTAAGGAATGTTCAAAAGTATGTTCTTCGCAAAATATATTAACAGTTCAtgaaaaaagtcataaaaaattcaattgtatCCGTTGTAACACTTCGTTTCCTTCAAAGTTACTGTTGGATCTGCATGTAAGGATAAAATGTGTTAAAACTTCCTCGCCAAAAGATAGAAGACTTTCGTTTAAAATTAAGAGGTCATTTGTAAATTCACCATGCAGAACAGTAACAAGAGGTAGAAGCATCAATCCGGTAAAGCCACTAATTAGTGGTACTTTAAATAAGAAAAGTTCAATTCCCACTACCAGTTGTAGAAAAACCATTAATGTTATTCAGAAGAATGTTGAACCAAGTTCCAATATTAGTAAAGATGCTGGGTCaagcaaaaattttaatacagtaacaaaaaagaatattaatcTCAAACCAAACAATACCTTAAATTTGagtaaaaacattaattttgatcaAAGAAAGAGTTCAAAGACTTTGTCAAGGACGAGGactgaaaaaatgaaatctaGCTCCTTGTTATTAGAAACCAGTAATGTAGAAACGAAATTTAATCCAGGATTAGATAATAGCAGTATGATGAGAAGATTGGATGTTGAAGCTCAATGCGATTCTTGCTCTTTGATGTTCAATAGTCTGACAGCTTTGTTCAAACATAAAGTGAAG gTACATGGTCTGAGCACTCCGGACAAACGTGTtttagaaacaaagaaaaaattattgcacAAACCACTCCATTTACATGGTGGTATTCCTCCCAATCAAACGTTGAAAAAAGCTTTccaagaaataaggaaaaagTTGATTAGTGCAAATGtggatttttctgataatatggATAATTCGAATAAACCTCAATTATCCACAGAAGTAGAAAAAGACGAGTtacctaaaataattatatctgaaTCCACTTCAACTGATCAGTAG
- the LOC130440795 gene encoding ribosome production factor 2 homolog: MSVIQRVVKPTTRKGKKVLLKKEPQLIEGPKRALFFQGRKCSEKIQSLLKDLYDFKKPDAVKLNRKNDINIFENSKPVEDLCKKYETPLFMLGSRSKKRPDNLVVGRMFNYNLLDMIELYVESYEGLKEFAASKITVGTKPCLLFNGALWEQMDELKQLKSLFIDFFHRECVENIRLQGIEHSISFNATPDGKILLRSYKILLKKSGERIPRVELEEIGPRIDFSLRRSKLPDEDLMKEACRKPKELKVTKKKNISTDNLGNKQGRIHLGKQEIKNIQTRKMKGLKKTAAERKAEKAKILRAVNSQEHPVVNGHNER; this comes from the exons ATGTCTGTTATACAACGTGTGGT taAACCAACTACACGGAAAGGCAAGAAAGTGTTGTTAAAGAAAGAACCGCAACTTATCGAAGGACCTAAAAGAGCTCTATTTTTCCAAGGAAGGAAGTGCTCAGAGAAAATACAAAGTTTACTAAAGGATCTATACGACTTTAAGAAACCGGATGCTGttaaattgaatagaaaaaatgatatcaacATATTTGAGAATTCAAAACCCGTTGAAGATCTCTGTAAAAAATATGAGACACCGCTATTTATGTTGGGATCAAGGAGTAAAAAAAGGCCAGATAACTTAGTAGTAGGGAgaatgtttaattataatttattagatATGATTGAGTTATATGTAGAGTCTTATGAAGGTTTAAAAGAATTTGCTGCATCTAAAATCACTGTTGGTACTAAACCATGTCTACTCTTCAATGGTGCCTTGTGGGAGCAAATGGATGAATTGAAGCAATTGAAATCATTGTTTATAGACTTTTTTCACAGAGAATGTGTAGAAAATATCAGGCTACAAGGTATAGAGCATAGTATAAGTTTCAATGCTACGCCTGATGGAAAAATACTGTTAAGATCTTACAAAATTTTGCTAAAAAAGTCTGGTGAGAGAATACCACGGGTGGAACTGGAAGAAATTG GACCCAGAATTGATTTCTCTCTAAGACGATCAAAATTACCTGATGAAGATTTGATGAAAGAAGCCTGCCGCAAACCCAAAGAGCTTAAAGTcactaaaaagaaaaatatcagtACTGACAATTTGGGTAACAAACAAGGTCGTATACATCTTGGTAAACAAGAAATCAAAAACATACAAACTAGGAAAATGAAAGGTTTAAAGAAGACTGCAGCTGAAAGGAAAGCAGAAAAAGCAAAGATACTTAGAGCTGTAAACTCACAAGAACATCCAGTTGTAAATGGTCATAATGAGAGATAG